One Deltaproteobacteria bacterium DNA segment encodes these proteins:
- a CDS encoding iron-sulfur cluster assembly protein, which produces MVTKEQVYEALQDCYDPEIPVSIVELGLVYDVEVEDDTVAVKMTLTAPGCGMGGMIAANAESLIKEIPGVKGASVDLVWEPPWDPSRISEEARQKLGIG; this is translated from the coding sequence ATGGTTACCAAGGAACAGGTCTATGAAGCCCTGCAGGACTGTTACGATCCCGAGATCCCGGTGAGCATCGTGGAGCTCGGCCTCGTCTACGATGTCGAGGTCGAGGACGACACCGTGGCGGTCAAGATGACCCTGACCGCACCGGGATGCGGCATGGGCGGCATGATCGCGGCCAACGCCGAGTCCCTCATCAAGGAGATCCCCGGGGTCAAGGGAGCCAGCGTCGACCTCGTGTGGGAGCCGCCCTGGGACCCCAGCCGCATCAGCGAGGAAGCCCGGCAAAAGCTCGGCATCGGATAG
- a CDS encoding DUF971 domain-containing protein encodes MAFPVEINHVKAQGVVRITWDDGHVGEYPRMYIRGYCPCAMCQGHDSAVEKRFVEVPDAGLVAIEPVGNYAVCFRWSDGHMTGIYTFDYLRSLCPCEECVKTERPAP; translated from the coding sequence ATGGCGTTCCCCGTGGAGATCAACCACGTCAAGGCCCAGGGGGTCGTGCGCATCACCTGGGACGACGGGCACGTGGGCGAATACCCCAGGATGTACATCCGGGGTTACTGTCCCTGCGCCATGTGCCAGGGGCACGACTCGGCCGTCGAGAAGCGTTTCGTGGAAGTGCCGGACGCGGGCCTGGTGGCCATCGAGCCGGTGGGCAACTACGCCGTCTGTTTCCGCTGGAGCGACGGCCACATGACCGGCATCTACACGTTCGACTACCTGCGTTCGCTGTGCCCATGTGAGGAGTGTGTGAAGACCGAGCGCCCTGCCCCATAG